Within Paenibacillus sp. RUD330, the genomic segment CAGATGATGTACAAGCTCCTGTCGGACTCGCTTCCGGCAGGAAGCCGTCTTTCCTACGCCTCCATGCCGGAAGAGACGCTTGCCAGAGCGGCAGGCGGCGGAGCGGCCGATGCCGCATCAATTCAAGAGAAGAACGGGTGAGCAGCATGGCAATCATATCCTTGCATCATTTGAGGCTGCAGCGGGAAGAACGAGAAATTCTGCAGGACATAAGCCTGACCGTACAGCCGGGCGAGCAGTGGGTCGTGCTGGGCCGCAACGGCTCCGGCAAAACGACGCTTCTCGAAATGCTGACGGGTTATATGTTCCCGACATCCGGAACGGTCGAGGTGCTGGGCAACCGGTACGGAGAATGCGATGTCCGCGAGGTGCGCAAGAGAATCGGCTACATCAGCCAGTCGCTCGTGGAGAAGCTCGCTCTTGCCGACCCCGTATGGGAAGTGGTCGCTACCGGGGAGTATGCTTTTTTGCGCTTTTATCAAGAGATCCCGGAAGAGGTGCAGGGCAAGGCGCTGAGGCTCCTTGAGGAGTGCGGGCTTCGCCATGCCGCCCTGCAGCCGTTCGGAACGCTGTCGCAGGGGGAGCGCAAGAAAGTGCTGCTCGCGCGAGCGCTCATGAGCGATCCGGCCATCCTGATCCTGGACGAGCCTTGCTCCGGGCTGGATCTGTACGAGCGCGAGAAGCTGCTGGCGGAGACAGGCAAGCTCGGAAGCCGCAGCATGACCGTCATTTATGTCACGCATCATATGGAGGAAATCATGCCAATGTTCACTCATGTGGCCTTGCTGCAGGACGGAAGGCTGATCGCATCCGGACCCAAGAAGGAAGTGTTGACGGAACGCGTGCTCGGCGATGCCTATGAGCTTCCGTTGGCGGTGGAATGGGCCCATGGCAGGCCTTGGATCAAAGTAGGAACGGATGGTGCGGCAGGTTGAGTCAGTGGATCGGAACGGCGAATAAAAGTTATGCATCCTATGCGATGGAAGAGCTTCGCAGGCAATTCGAAGGCATCTCCATCACGCAGCTTTCCCCTGGGGAAGCTTTTCTGTTCGAAGTGCCGCTTGAGCAAGAGGCGGTGCTGGCGTCCATCAAGGCGGAGCAGCCGATTTTCCTGAGGCATCTGCAGCCCGTGGACGCGGTTCGGTCGATCTCGGCCGATGCGGATGACCTGGACTGGCTCAGCGACTGGATCCGGCTCTCCCGCGGCAAGCTCGAGGGCAAGCGCGCGGGCGTCCACGTACGCAAAGCGGAAGGAAGCCCTTATCCCTATTCTGCGGCCGATACAAAAGCCGTCGCGGCCGCGATGCTGGAGCAGTGCGGAGCTGAGCCGGAACAGAAGCACACCGAGATTCTAGTCGCGGTATATGCATCCCGGGATACGCTGTATGCCGGCATCGGAACGCCTGCCGAGATGCTGTCCGATTGGCCGGGTGGAGCGGTGCGCTTCCAGAAGGAGGAAGGCCAGATCTCCAGGGCCAAGTTCAAGCTGCTGGAGGCGGAAAGAGAGTTCGGGCTCGATTATGCCTCCTTCCGGAACGCGGTCGACATCGGCGCGGCTCCGGGAGGGTGGACGTCGCTCCTGCTGGAGCGCGGGCTGCGGGTGACCGCTATCGATCCCGCCGAGCTCCATCCGTCGCTGCTGGCTTACCGGACGTTGACCGTGCTCCGCAAAAACGCGGCCGAAGTGAGCTTCCAGCCTGGCGCTTTCGACCTGCTCGTCTGCGATATGAGCTGGAGCCCGATGCAGATGACGAAGCTCGTCCTCGATCTCGTTCCGGCTCTGCAACAGGGCGGGACGGCGATCGTGACGGTCAAGCTGATGCACCGCAAGCCGCTGCAGACGATCCGGGAAGTGAAGAGCCGCCTGTCCGCCGCTTTCGACATTCTCGGCGCCAGGCAGCTGTTCCACAACAGGGAGGAAATGACCCTGTATTTGAAGAAGAAATAACCGATCAATTTATGCGAAGCGGCAGCGGGAAAGCATCCCGGCTATGCGCAGGCTCTCTTTGGAGAGGCTGCGCCATAGCCGGGTTTTTGCATTCCAGGCTGCCTAGCGAGGGAGGCGGAGCGGTATGGAAGAGGATACGGCCGATATTCATCCGCATGGGGAGAGCTTGGCTGCTGGCAGCCTGGTCGGCGGCCGGTACAGGGTGGCGGCGCAAATCGGACGCGGGGGGATGAGCCGAGTGTACGCCGTGGAGGATATCCGGCTGAACCATAAATTACGGGCATTGAAAATAAATGCGGCCAACCATGCTGCGCTGACGGCGGAGGAAGCCTTCATGCTCATGCGGCTCGAGCACCCCCACCTGCCTCAGCTGCTGGATTATTATCCTCCGGGCTCGGGTTCCGCAGAAATACTCGTCATGGACTATATCGACGGCCAGACGCTCCAGCAAGCGGTCCATGCCCGGGGCAGAGGGCTGGAGCCCCATGAAACGGCGGCGATATCGCTGCAGCTGTGCTCGGCGCTGTCGTATTTGCACCGCCAGCAGCCGCCGGTCATCCACCGGGACTTGAAGCCGTCCAACGTCATGATCGACAGGGAGGGGCGGGTCAGGCTCATCGACTTCGGCATCGCTCGCAGCTACAAGCCGGGCAGCCGATCCGACACGCGCCGTCTGGGAACGCCGGGTTTTGCGGCTCCGGAGCAGGAATCGGGAGGGCAGAGCGATTCCCGTACCGACATATACGGACTTGGAAGTCTCATTCGTTGGCTGATGCTGGGCGGCGAGTCTCCCGATGGACTCCACGCGGAGAGCGCAGGGGAAAGGCTGCCTCCATGGCTCTTGCACATGCTGGAGCGGCGGCCGGAAGACCGGCTGCCGTCCATGGAGGAGGCGGCCAGGGAGATCCGGTCTTGGGCCGACAGCGCCGGCGCGGGCTCGGCCGATAAGGGCAGGGCATCGGCGTTCGGCCTTACCGGAGGCGCTTTGTCCGGAACCGTATCGGTGCTGTCTCTCTCGCCGGGCAGCGGAGCGACGTTTTTGAGCTTGATGCTTGCGCGGCATTTGGAGGAGACGGGCCTGCCGTTCCAGCTGATCGAGGCTCCCGGGGGAGAGCCGGAATACTGCGCCTTGATCGGAAGCCCGGCGCTGCCGACTGCCCCGGACGGGCCCGACTCTCGCTACCGGCGTCTCGGAGGCGTCCGCGCATCGTGGCAGGTGCTTCATCCCGAGCCTGCGCCCGCCGCCGCCGACCAGGATGCGCGTTTCCGCCTGATGGCTTCCGGAGGCGGGGAGGGCGCCGTCATCGTCGACTGGTCGTCCCGCTGGCATGAGGCCGCCCTGGCGGAAGAGTGGGCTTCCGGTTCCGGGCTGCTCGTCGTCTGCGCGGATCCCAACCCCGCACGGTGGAGCCAAGCAAGGATCGCCGGCCTGAACCGGCTGCTGCGGATAAGGGAAGCTGCCGGGCTCCGTACGGTGTGGGCGGCATGCAAGGACGCTCCCTTTCCGGAAAGGTCCGAATGGCTGGCGCTGCTTCCGGAAAAGCCAGCCATCGTAATCCCTTATTTGGAGCCGTCCGAATGGTACGCGCTGCTCTGGAGAGGGATGCCGCTGCCGCGAAAGGGGAAATCGGCCGCTGCGCTCCGCCAGGCGCTGGCGGCTTTGGCGGCCATGCTTCCGGGTTTGAAGACCTAACGATTACTGCATGGAGCTTCGTGAAGCGAGCCCGGTTCGGGCAAGGCTGAGCGCGGTTGTTTCCTGGAATGAATCCGCTCGTAATTCATCCATATTATGGTAATATAATGAAAAGAGAGGCAGGGGGTGGGAAAATGAAAGCAGGCTACATTCTGATGGCGGCTCTAGGGATAGCCCTGATCGTTTTCGGGCTTTTGCCCGCTGTTTATGCGTACCCTTACAGCAGCGGCCCCGACTCCGGCCCGAGAAACGATTGGGAGCTGATGCTGATGATTGCCTATGAAAACGGCACCGCGAGCGTCGCTATCGGCATTCTGCTCCTTCTGCTGGCGGCTTCGATGATGTTCTTTTTCAACAAAAAAAAGGCAGCGGCCTAGTCATCCGGCCGGTTCCGCCGCAGGCGGCGGACGGTAATCCGCTTCCAGCATGGCGATCCGGCGCCTCTTCGCGGAAGGGGAAGCCAAGCAGCCCCATAATGTGATACAATATCCCATTAGGAACCCTAATCGGGATATTTTCTCTGCATAAAGACAGGAATGGAGAATGGAACTTACATGAGCTTACTGACCGTTGAAAATTTATCGCATACATTCGGAGACCGCGTCCTGTTCAGGGACGTGTCGTTCCGCCTGCTCGCAGGCGAGCGCGTAGGATTGGTCGGTGCGAACGGCACCGGCAAGTCGACGATGATGAACATCCTGACCGGCAAGCAGCTGAAGGACGAAGGCCGAGTCGAATGGACGCCCAAGATCCGTTACGGCTACCTCGACCAGCATACGAAGCTGGAAGCGGGCAAGACGATCCGCGACGTGCTGCGCG encodes:
- a CDS encoding ATP-binding cassette domain-containing protein, encoding MAIISLHHLRLQREEREILQDISLTVQPGEQWVVLGRNGSGKTTLLEMLTGYMFPTSGTVEVLGNRYGECDVREVRKRIGYISQSLVEKLALADPVWEVVATGEYAFLRFYQEIPEEVQGKALRLLEECGLRHAALQPFGTLSQGERKKVLLARALMSDPAILILDEPCSGLDLYEREKLLAETGKLGSRSMTVIYVTHHMEEIMPMFTHVALLQDGRLIASGPKKEVLTERVLGDAYELPLAVEWAHGRPWIKVGTDGAAG
- a CDS encoding SAM-dependent methyltransferase → MSQWIGTANKSYASYAMEELRRQFEGISITQLSPGEAFLFEVPLEQEAVLASIKAEQPIFLRHLQPVDAVRSISADADDLDWLSDWIRLSRGKLEGKRAGVHVRKAEGSPYPYSAADTKAVAAAMLEQCGAEPEQKHTEILVAVYASRDTLYAGIGTPAEMLSDWPGGAVRFQKEEGQISRAKFKLLEAEREFGLDYASFRNAVDIGAAPGGWTSLLLERGLRVTAIDPAELHPSLLAYRTLTVLRKNAAEVSFQPGAFDLLVCDMSWSPMQMTKLVLDLVPALQQGGTAIVTVKLMHRKPLQTIREVKSRLSAAFDILGARQLFHNREEMTLYLKKK
- a CDS encoding serine/threonine-protein kinase, with translation MEEDTADIHPHGESLAAGSLVGGRYRVAAQIGRGGMSRVYAVEDIRLNHKLRALKINAANHAALTAEEAFMLMRLEHPHLPQLLDYYPPGSGSAEILVMDYIDGQTLQQAVHARGRGLEPHETAAISLQLCSALSYLHRQQPPVIHRDLKPSNVMIDREGRVRLIDFGIARSYKPGSRSDTRRLGTPGFAAPEQESGGQSDSRTDIYGLGSLIRWLMLGGESPDGLHAESAGERLPPWLLHMLERRPEDRLPSMEEAAREIRSWADSAGAGSADKGRASAFGLTGGALSGTVSVLSLSPGSGATFLSLMLARHLEETGLPFQLIEAPGGEPEYCALIGSPALPTAPDGPDSRYRRLGGVRASWQVLHPEPAPAAADQDARFRLMASGGGEGAVIVDWSSRWHEAALAEEWASGSGLLVVCADPNPARWSQARIAGLNRLLRIREAAGLRTVWAACKDAPFPERSEWLALLPEKPAIVIPYLEPSEWYALLWRGMPLPRKGKSAAALRQALAALAAMLPGLKT